The Helianthus annuus cultivar XRQ/B chromosome 16, HanXRQr2.0-SUNRISE, whole genome shotgun sequence genome includes a window with the following:
- the LOC110915201 gene encoding pathogenesis-related thaumatin-like protein 3.5 yields MAITIRSAFFLLLLSAFLSGYEVFAAVFTLQNSCTYTIWPGTLSGNNGIVLGNGGFSLPPGGSVQFSAPPGWSGRFWTRTGCTFDESGHGNCVTGDCGNTLTCTGGGTPPVSLAEFTLGVTNSDKDFYDVSLVDGYNVGIGIKPTRDGSSECQYAGCVADLNVNCPEQLRVVDGGGVVVACKSACEAFNTPEFCCTGEHATPATCGPTEFSARFKAACPSAYSYAYDDASSTFTCSGSDYLITFCPTSGL; encoded by the exons atGGCGATTACTATACGATCCGCcttcttcctcctcctcctctcTGCTTTCCTTTCAG GATATGAGGTTTTCGCGGCGGTTTTCACGTTACAAAACAGCTGCACCTACACAATCTGGCCGGGAACACTCTCCGGTAACAACGGCATCGTATTAGGAAACGGCGGATTCTCCTTGCCACCTGGCGGATCCGTACAGTTTTCGGCTCCGCCAGGCTGGTCTGGCCGGTTCTGGACACGAACCGGCTGCACATTCGACGAATCCGGCCACGGAAACTGCGTCACCGGTGACTGCGGCAACACTCTAACATGCACCGGCGGCGGAACACCGCCAGTGTCACTAGCGGAATTCACACTCGGTGTCACCAACAGTGATAAGGACTTCTATGACGTCAGCCTCGTCGACGGTTACAACGTCGGCATCGGCATAAAACCGACACGCGACGGTTCCAGCGAGTGCCAGTACGCCGGCTGTGTGGCGGATCTAAATGTGAACTGTCCGGAGCAGTTGAgagtggtggacggtggtggagtggtggtggcGTGTAAAAGCGCGTGTGAAGCATTTAACACGCCGGAGTTTTGTTGCACCGGTGAACATGCAACGCCGGCGACGTGTGGGCCGACAGAGTTTTCGGCGAGGTTTAAAGCGGCGTGCCCGAGCGCGTATAGTTACGCGTATGATGATGCGTCGAGTACGTTCACGTGTTCCGGGTCGGATTATTTGATTACTTTTTGTCCAACAAGTGGGTTATGA
- the LOC110915200 gene encoding carbamoyl-phosphate synthase small chain, chloroplastic: protein MATNAMYLSVTSRPLLSSPATIKSLQVRSFTVRCSTGSASTGAAVSAPWKLADARLVLEDGSVWRAKSFGASGTQVGEVVFNTSLTGYQEILTDPSYAGQFVLMTNPHIGNTGVNIDDEESIQCFLAGLIIRSLSISTSNYRCTESLSDYLSKRNIMGIYDVDTRAITRRLREDGSLIGVLSTEESKTDEQLLEMSRTWDIVGVDLISSVSCKQPYEWVEKTGFEWDFNSNRRHEETFHVVAYDFGIKHNILRRLASYGCKITVVPSTWPATETLKMKPDGVLFSNGPGDPSAVPYAVETVKEIIGKVPVFGICMGHQLLGQALGGKTYKMKFGHHGGNHPVRNVRNGSVEISAQNHNYAVDPESLPSGVEVTHVNLNDGSCAGLAFPQQKLMSLQYHPEASPGPHDSDLVFDHFVELMRREKQSS from the exons ATGGCAACGAATGCAATGTATCTTTCTGTGACTAGTCGGCCTTTGCTTTCGAGTCCGGCTACCATAAAGTCACTACAAGTTAGATCATTTACCGTGAGATGCTCCACTGGTTCTGCCTCCACGGGTGCTGCAGTTTCTG CTCCTTGGAAGCTTGCGGATGCTAGACTCGTGCTCGAAGATGGATCTGTTTGGAGAGCCAAATCATTCGGTGCTTCCGGGACTCAAGTTGGTGAAGTTGTATTTAACACTTCATTAACAGG GTATCAAGAAATTCTTACCGACCCCAGCTATGCAGGCCAATTTGTCTTGATGACCAACCCACACATTGGCAATACGGGTGTTAATATAG ATGATGAAGAATCAATACAATGCTTCCTAGCTGGTTTGATAATTAGAAGCTTGAGTATCAG CACGTCAAACTATAGATGCACGGAGTCACTTTCTGACTATTTGTCAAAACGGAACATCATGGGAATAT ACGATGTTGACACTCGTGCGATTACCCGTCGGTTACGAGAAGACGGAAGCCTGATTGGTGTCTTGAGCACAGAAGAGTCCAAAACAGATGAACAACTTTTGGAGATGTCCCGCACATGGGATATCGTAG GTGTGGATCTAATTTCTAGTGTTTCATGCAAGCAACCTTATGAATGGGTTGAAAAAACCGGTTTCGAGTGGGATTTTAACTCTAATCGAAGACATGAGGAGACTTTCCAT GTGGTGGCTTATGATTTTGGTATCAAGCACAATATACTGAGGCGATTGGCATCTTACGGTTGTAAAATAACTGTTGTTCCCTCAACATGGCCTGCAACGGAGACTCTTAAAATGAAACCAGACGGAGTTCTTTTCAGCAACGGGCCAGGTGACCCGTCTGCGGTTCCGTATGCTGTCGAGACCGTGAAGGAGATTATCGGCAAAGTTCCTGTTTTCGGAATTTGCATGGGCCATCAGTTACTCGGTCAAGCATTGGGCGGGAAAACATATAAAATGAAGTTCGGTCATCATGGTGGAAATCATCCTGTTCGCAACGTTAGGAACGGTAGTGTTGAGATTAGTGCACAG AATCACAATTATGCGGTTGACCCAGAGTCACTTCCGAGTGGAGTGGAAGTAACACATGTGAATCTCAATGATGGAAGCTGTGCGGGTCTCGCTTTTCCGCAACAAAAACTCATGTCTCTTCAGTACCATCCTGAAGCGTCTCCTGGACCTCATGATTCAGATCTTG TATTTGATCATTTTGTGGAGTTAATGAGACGAGAAAAGCAAAGTTCATGA